In the Armatimonadota bacterium genome, GCTCGTCCAGCAGGATGAACGAGGGGTGCATGGCCAGGACCCGGGCGATCTCCACCCGGCGTCGTTCGCCGCCCGACAGGGTGCCGCCCACCTGGTGGCGCAGGCGTACCAGGTCGAACTCGTCGAGTAATGCCTCCACGATCGCGTCGTGCTGGGCGCGCGCCACGCCGTTCATCTCGAGGACCACGCGGATGTTCTCTTCCACGGTGAGGCCGCGGAAGATCGACGGCTCCTGGCTCAGGTAGCCGATGCCCCGGCGCGCCCGCAGGTGGACCGGCCAGTGGGTGATGGCCACGTCGTCCAGCCACACCTCGCCCGCGTCGGGCCGGATGAGGCCGACCATCATGTAGAACGTGGTGGTCTTGCCGGCGCCGTTGGGCCCCAGCAGCCCCACGATCTCCCCGCGCTCGACGTGCAGGGTCACGCCGTCGACGACGGTACGCCGGCCAAACCGCTTGACCAGCCCGCGCGCGGCCAGCATCGCGCCTCCTTCTCGACGTTGACGCTCGAGCACGGTCCCGGACCCGTGACGGCGCCCCGCCTGGTCCGGTGGCCGGCTCACGGCGGCGTGATGGTAAGGCGCGGTGCGCCCCGGGCGACGACCGACGACCCGTCGAGCGCCACCACGAGCTCTGCGGCGGTGATGACGTCGGCGCCCCGCTGCGCCCGCGCGTTCCCCGCCAGCGTGGCCACCCCGTCCCGCAGCCGCAGGTCTGCCCGGGCTGCCGTGGCCACGAGGTCCCCGCGGCGGACCCGCACCCCGCCCTCGCCCGTGACACGGTCCTCGTCGACCAGGAGCACCAGCGTCTGGGCCGTCAGCAGCGCCTCGCGCACGCGCAGCGCGGGGTCCCCCGTCACCACGGCCCTGCGCGTGCCGTCGTCGTAGTCGACCCGGTGTCCCTGCAGCGTCGCCTCGCCGCGGACCACCGTCACCCCGCCCGTGGCCACGAACCGCCGGGTGCGCAGGGACCCTTCGACCTGCGGGGCCCGCATACGGACCGGCACCGCGCCCTGCGTCGCCGTCAGCCGCACGTCGCCGTCGGCCCGCAACCACTCGTCGTCCAGCCGCAGCGCGGCGCGCTCGGCGTGCGCCTCCACGCCCGGAGCCGCCGCGTCGACACCGCCCTCGGCGTCCACCACGCCGGCGCGGACGTCGTAGCGCAGCCGCGGCGCGCGCAGCCGCAACTGGCCCCGCACCAGCTCCACCGGCGCGCCCAAAACCGTCCAGAGCCCGCGGGCGTCGTCCACCTCGACGCGCGTGGCGCCCCGCAGCTCCAGCGGGCCGGGGGCTGCTGGAACCGCCGCACCTGCGGCCGCGGCGAGGGCCAGGACCAACGCACTCAACGCCACCGCGCGCACAGGTGCTCTGCGGGCCAACGGCCGCGGCTTCGTCGCCTCGGCCTTCATCGGGCCTCCTCCGTGACCGTGGCCCGGATGTTGCCGCGCAGGGTGGTCCGCTGCAACGTCACGTCGGCCCGCAGGTAGTCGGCCTGGATCCTCCACGTCCCCTGCTCCAGGACGACTCGCCCGA is a window encoding:
- the lptB gene encoding LPS export ABC transporter ATP-binding protein; this translates as MLAARGLVKRFGRRTVVDGVTLHVERGEIVGLLGPNGAGKTTTFYMMVGLIRPDAGEVWLDDVAITHWPVHLRARRGIGYLSQEPSIFRGLTVEENIRVVLEMNGVARAQHDAIVEALLDEFDLVRLRHQVGGTLSGGERRRVEIARVLAMHPSFILLDEPFTGVDPKSVAEIQEIVVRLRERGLGVVITDHNVRDTLAITDRSEIMHEGRILFAGTAEEIMASEAARRFYLGERFRL
- a CDS encoding LptA/OstA family protein, translated to MKAEATKPRPLARRAPVRAVALSALVLALAAAAGAAVPAAPGPLELRGATRVEVDDARGLWTVLGAPVELVRGQLRLRAPRLRYDVRAGVVDAEGGVDAAAPGVEAHAERAALRLDDEWLRADGDVRLTATQGAVPVRMRAPQVEGSLRTRRFVATGGVTVVRGEATLQGHRVDYDDGTRRAVVTGDPALRVREALLTAQTLVLLVDEDRVTGEGGVRVRRGDLVATAARADLRLRDGVATLAGNARAQRGADVITAAELVVALDGSSVVARGAPRLTITPP